From the genome of Winogradskyella forsetii, one region includes:
- a CDS encoding aldo/keto reductase: protein MMKKRILGNEGLEVSELGFGCMGLTFGYGTATDEKTGVELIRKAYDLGITFFDTAEAYSKGGNETLLGKAVKPFREKVVLATKFGFKNGDPTQGLDSSPKRIRQVVENSLQYLQTDYIDLLYQHRVDPNVPIEDVAGTIKDLINEGKVKHWGLSEAGADTIRTAHSEQPITALQSEYSMFYREPEKEIIPLLEELGIGFVPFSPLGKGFLTGAIDETTKFKDNDFRNTVPRFSEENRKANQALVELVKQIAKQKQATPAQVALSWLLSQKPFIAPIPGTTKIHRLEENIGSTSVELTSNDLQQIETALKEIEIVGDRYSGNYKNFVNK, encoded by the coding sequence ATGATGAAGAAAAGAATATTAGGAAATGAAGGATTAGAAGTATCCGAATTAGGATTTGGCTGTATGGGCTTGACTTTTGGTTACGGAACTGCTACAGATGAAAAAACGGGTGTTGAATTAATAAGAAAAGCTTATGATTTAGGAATTACATTTTTTGATACGGCTGAAGCGTACAGCAAAGGTGGTAATGAAACCTTATTGGGGAAGGCAGTAAAGCCCTTTAGGGAAAAAGTGGTATTGGCAACAAAATTTGGATTTAAAAATGGCGACCCAACTCAAGGATTAGATAGTTCGCCTAAAAGAATCAGACAAGTCGTTGAAAACTCATTACAATATTTACAAACAGATTATATCGATTTATTATACCAACACCGAGTTGACCCAAACGTGCCTATTGAAGACGTTGCCGGAACAATAAAAGATTTAATCAATGAAGGCAAAGTAAAACATTGGGGATTATCAGAAGCTGGAGCCGATACCATAAGAACAGCGCATAGTGAGCAACCCATTACAGCTTTACAAAGCGAATATTCGATGTTTTACCGTGAACCTGAAAAAGAAATTATTCCATTATTGGAAGAATTAGGAATTGGATTTGTGCCTTTCAGCCCATTAGGAAAAGGGTTTTTAACCGGAGCTATTGACGAAACCACCAAGTTTAAGGATAATGATTTTAGAAATACAGTACCGCGTTTTTCAGAAGAAAACCGAAAAGCAAATCAAGCCTTGGTTGAATTGGTAAAACAGATAGCCAAACAAAAACAAGCAACACCTGCACAAGTTGCTTTATCGTGGTTGTTGTCACAAAAACCGTTTATCGCACCCATTCCGGGAACAACTAAAATACATCGTTTGGAAGAAAATATTGGAAGTACTTCGGTTGAGCTAACTTCTAACGATTTACAGCAAATAGAAACTGCTTTAAAAGAGATTGAAATTGTGGGCGATAGATATTCGGGTAATTATAAAAATTTTGTAAATAAATAA
- a CDS encoding RteC domain-containing protein produces MNFTNKINNLNEQLNFINLEIDDPIEQCEKAIGIIVTAVESLKNQISKRKFKSQVEEIKFFKEIKPQFTSKLIYYNKIYKIETKKPRGGRRIVKKYYREELQKLKRFFDYELEFYKYYRTGSAYLDYKYFVRGNFDIKLSLDSLYFESDLTFATLHSYKVAKIKANDLLEVFIENKLQETNNSYRQKSQHKPNSGLIWTGSKVSLIELLYALHSEGVFNNGAVDLKDIALYFESVFNVNLGQYRRTFLEIRMRKSNRTKFINSLKKILLKRMDDADY; encoded by the coding sequence TTGAACTTTACCAACAAAATAAATAATTTAAACGAACAGCTCAATTTTATTAACCTTGAAATAGACGACCCAATTGAACAGTGTGAAAAGGCAATAGGAATTATTGTTACAGCTGTTGAAAGCTTGAAGAATCAAATAAGTAAACGAAAGTTTAAGTCGCAAGTGGAAGAAATTAAATTCTTTAAAGAAATAAAGCCACAGTTCACTTCAAAACTAATATACTATAATAAAATTTATAAAATCGAAACCAAAAAACCTCGTGGAGGTCGTAGAATTGTAAAGAAATATTATAGAGAAGAGCTGCAAAAATTAAAACGTTTTTTTGATTATGAACTAGAGTTTTATAAATATTATAGAACAGGAAGTGCTTATCTTGATTATAAATATTTTGTACGGGGAAACTTTGACATTAAATTAAGTTTGGATTCATTGTATTTTGAATCAGACTTAACATTTGCAACACTTCACAGTTATAAAGTAGCAAAAATTAAGGCAAACGATTTACTAGAAGTATTTATTGAAAATAAGCTTCAAGAAACAAATAATAGTTATAGGCAAAAATCACAACACAAACCCAACTCGGGTTTAATCTGGACTGGCTCAAAAGTTTCTCTAATAGAGCTATTATATGCATTACATTCTGAAGGGGTGTTTAATAATGGTGCAGTAGATTTAAAGGACATCGCTTTATACTTTGAGTCCGTATTTAATGTTAATCTAGGTCAGTACAGACGTACATTTTTAGAGATAAGAATGAGAAAATCAAACAGGACAAAATTCATAAATTCCTTAAAAAAGATTCTTTTAAAAAGAATGGATGATGCCGATTACTAA
- a CDS encoding helix-turn-helix domain-containing protein, giving the protein MAATIITTEDLREFKHELLEDIKEIINHQSGFTPKKWLKSLEVRDLLSISPGTLQNLRINGTLPYTKVGGVIYYDYEEIQKVMEDNRIHNKF; this is encoded by the coding sequence ATGGCAGCAACAATCATTACTACTGAAGATCTTCGAGAATTTAAACATGAATTATTAGAAGATATCAAAGAAATCATTAACCATCAATCAGGTTTTACACCTAAAAAGTGGCTAAAGTCACTAGAAGTTAGAGACCTTTTAAGTATCTCACCAGGAACATTACAAAATCTTCGTATTAACGGAACTTTACCATATACCAAAGTTGGTGGCGTAATCTATTATGATTATGAAGAAATTCAAAAAGTAATGGAAGACAATAGAATTCATAATAAATTCTAG
- a CDS encoding aldo/keto reductase, with protein MKRRDILKTAGLASIATAFAPSALLASCANEPSNGKTNKNILAPLSGRRTLGKSLEVSSIGLGVQNMSRRYETTIPLRSEMHNIIRTAYDDGVTFFDAAEAYGPFEVERILGEGIKDFRDDIVIATKFGWNIDQETGQRLPGLNSKPEHIKIVVEGMLKRLQTDRIDLLYQHRVDPEVPIEDVVGAIKDLMQEGKVLHYGLSEPGLQTVRRAHKEHPITAIQNEHSLLYHGSDDDVIPLCEELGIGFVPWSPLGVGFLTGAIDANTRFAQGDFRGTESRFSPENLPKNMALVKLLQKWGKEKEATPAQISLAWLLAQKPWVVPIPGATNMAHMKQNIGADAIKLSTEEWQQFNNELKNIEIVGARLPEFVLQFSKVEAPQKQ; from the coding sequence ATGAAACGTCGTGATATTCTAAAAACAGCAGGATTGGCTTCAATCGCTACTGCATTTGCCCCTTCTGCATTGTTGGCTTCGTGTGCTAACGAACCATCAAATGGTAAAACAAACAAGAATATATTAGCACCACTTTCAGGTCGTAGAACACTTGGAAAATCATTAGAGGTGTCAAGTATAGGTCTCGGCGTTCAAAATATGAGTCGAAGGTATGAAACCACCATTCCTTTACGTTCAGAAATGCACAATATCATCCGCACAGCTTATGATGATGGAGTAACTTTTTTTGATGCAGCAGAGGCCTATGGCCCTTTTGAAGTAGAACGGATTTTAGGCGAAGGCATAAAAGATTTTCGTGATGATATAGTGATTGCTACAAAGTTCGGGTGGAACATTGACCAAGAAACGGGTCAACGATTACCAGGGCTAAACAGTAAACCCGAACATATCAAAATAGTGGTGGAAGGAATGCTGAAACGTTTGCAAACCGACCGAATTGATTTATTGTACCAGCACCGTGTTGACCCAGAAGTACCCATTGAAGATGTAGTAGGCGCCATAAAAGATTTGATGCAAGAAGGAAAAGTATTGCATTATGGACTTTCAGAACCAGGGCTTCAAACTGTAAGACGAGCACATAAGGAACACCCAATAACAGCTATTCAAAACGAACATTCCTTACTTTATCACGGTTCGGATGACGATGTTATTCCACTTTGCGAAGAATTGGGAATTGGTTTTGTGCCTTGGAGTCCATTGGGTGTCGGTTTTTTAACTGGTGCAATTGATGCAAACACAAGGTTTGCTCAAGGAGATTTTAGAGGGACAGAATCTCGTTTTTCCCCAGAAAACTTGCCTAAAAATATGGCATTAGTAAAATTGCTTCAAAAATGGGGCAAAGAAAAAGAAGCAACACCAGCTCAAATTTCATTGGCTTGGTTGTTGGCTCAAAAACCTTGGGTTGTTCCAATTCCGGGAGCTACCAATATGGCACATATGAAACAAAATATTGGCGCCGATGCTATTAAATTATCTACAGAAGAATGGCAACAGTTCAATAATGAATTAAAAAATATAGAAATAGTGGGCGCAAGATTACCAGAATTTGTACTGCAATTTTCAAAAGTTGAAGCACCGCAAAAACAATAA
- a CDS encoding alpha/beta hydrolase encodes MKKLIITITMSIIAINSVSAQYHQKAEENPFSLVYDGAITENVKGKVNIYPVIYKLNGIDIAANVYTPANYDASKKYPAITIAHPNGGIKEQTAGLYAQKLAKAGYITITADASYQGASGGEPRHTDKPQFRTEDIHGMADFISQYSGVDTNRIGALGICGGGGYTLKAVQTDKRFKAVATLSLFNTGVVRKNGFLNSQVSTIQERLNQASEAREQETSGGEIMYSGVDGITDEALAKVSTLFYKQGYEYYFRTHTHPNSTFLYTTSSLMDLMSWDATDNIDLIDQPLLMIAGSEAQTLYLTLDAFPKATNAKTKELFLIDGATHIETYWKPEYVSQAVNKLVKFYQANL; translated from the coding sequence ATGAAAAAATTAATAATCACAATAACAATGTCAATAATCGCTATTAATTCAGTAAGTGCTCAATACCATCAAAAAGCAGAGGAAAATCCATTTTCATTGGTCTATGATGGAGCAATTACAGAAAATGTAAAAGGAAAAGTAAATATCTATCCAGTTATATACAAACTCAACGGAATTGATATTGCTGCCAATGTTTATACGCCGGCAAATTATGACGCTTCAAAAAAATATCCGGCAATAACAATTGCACACCCTAATGGCGGTATTAAAGAACAGACCGCTGGACTATATGCACAAAAATTGGCAAAAGCAGGTTACATAACCATTACAGCCGATGCATCCTACCAAGGTGCAAGTGGTGGTGAACCGCGTCATACAGACAAACCACAATTCCGTACGGAAGATATTCACGGTATGGCTGATTTTATTTCACAATATTCAGGAGTTGATACAAACCGTATCGGTGCTTTAGGTATTTGTGGCGGCGGCGGTTATACACTAAAGGCAGTTCAAACAGATAAACGATTTAAAGCTGTAGCAACCTTGAGTTTGTTTAATACTGGAGTGGTTCGAAAAAATGGCTTTTTGAATTCGCAAGTTTCAACTATTCAAGAAAGGTTAAATCAAGCATCAGAAGCAAGAGAACAAGAAACTTCGGGTGGTGAGATTATGTATTCTGGTGTCGATGGAATTACAGATGAAGCATTAGCAAAAGTTTCAACACTTTTTTATAAACAAGGGTATGAATATTACTTTAGAACCCACACACATCCTAATTCAACTTTTCTTTATACCACAAGCAGTTTGATGGATTTAATGTCTTGGGATGCTACCGACAATATTGACCTCATAGATCAACCACTATTAATGATAGCAGGTAGTGAGGCACAAACATTATACTTAACTTTGGACGCTTTTCCAAAAGCAACTAATGCTAAAACCAAAGAATTATTTTTAATTGATGGTGCAACACATATCGAAACGTATTGGAAACCTGAATATGTATCACAAGCAGTAAATAAATTGGTTAAATTTTATCAAGCAAATCTTTAA
- a CDS encoding aldo/keto reductase, with the protein MKTITLNNGVEMPILGFGVFQIPDAKECEQAVVNAIESGYRLIDTAASYANEEAVGNAIKKSGIPREELFITTKLWVQDAGYENTLKAFEKSLNKLQLDYLDLYLIHQPYGDVFGSWRAMQELYKAGKIKAIGVANFHPDRVMDLMVNSGFTPAINQIETHPFHQQIETQKFLQENNVQIQSWAPFAEGKNNIFQNEVLTGIGKKYNKTAAQVILRSLTQRGVIVIPKSVRKERMEENFNIFDFELSTEDMKNIESLDINESLFFDHRNPVMVKSLSEYKIH; encoded by the coding sequence ATGAAAACAATAACACTAAATAATGGCGTTGAAATGCCAATTTTAGGATTTGGAGTATTTCAAATTCCAGATGCAAAAGAATGTGAACAAGCTGTAGTAAATGCTATCGAAAGTGGCTATCGTCTGATAGATACAGCAGCTTCATATGCGAATGAAGAAGCTGTTGGTAATGCCATCAAAAAAAGTGGTATTCCAAGAGAAGAGTTATTTATCACTACTAAATTGTGGGTGCAAGATGCAGGTTATGAAAACACGTTGAAAGCTTTTGAAAAATCTCTGAATAAACTACAACTTGATTATTTAGATTTATATCTAATTCATCAACCTTATGGGGATGTATTTGGCTCTTGGAGAGCAATGCAAGAATTGTATAAAGCAGGTAAAATTAAAGCTATAGGTGTAGCAAATTTTCATCCAGACCGTGTAATGGATTTGATGGTTAATAGTGGTTTTACACCTGCCATTAATCAAATAGAAACACATCCTTTTCATCAACAAATAGAGACGCAAAAGTTCTTACAAGAAAATAATGTTCAAATACAATCTTGGGCCCCTTTTGCAGAAGGAAAAAACAACATATTCCAAAATGAAGTATTAACTGGTATTGGTAAGAAATACAATAAAACAGCTGCACAAGTCATTCTTCGTTCACTAACCCAACGTGGTGTCATTGTAATTCCAAAGTCTGTTAGAAAGGAACGTATGGAGGAAAACTTCAATATTTTTGATTTTGAACTTTCTACTGAAGATATGAAAAACATAGAATCTTTAGATATCAATGAAAGCTTGTTTTTTGACCACCGAAATCCCGTAATGGTAAAATCATTAAGTGAATATAAAATACATTAA
- a CDS encoding DUF4440 domain-containing protein: MKQIILSLFALGLFSFSNAQTNEKSLLTIQKQGVFAVGGTVVEAEGTYNPNNPKTEGQTLHVDHATVQYQIPADARKLPLVFWHGYGQTVRTWQTTADGREGFQTIFLRKNYPVYLIDQPRRGQGGRSPQETTIPATPNEQYWLGMFRIAKGDDYMSNVQFDKSPETLNQFYRQISPDLGTIDFEVNTDAVSALFDKIGNGILVTHSHSGGQGWTTAIKNENIKAIVSYEPGSGFVFPEGEAPSAMESAGGTLEAVSVSKADFLKLTKIPIIIYYGDFIPETPSEFYGTDNWRTRLAMAKLFVATINKYGGDAKVVHLPEIGIKGNTHFPMSDLNNKEIAKLMADWLTEKGLDKTSNSETSMDEEIKTLSKAKWQWMADKNVDSLSNLFHEKAKFVHMGGTWGTERELQVIKSGGIWYKKADVHNVSVEIFGNTAIIWNEITLLAVVGNNEVSNRFMVTEVYQKNGNDWKLTNLTFSKLL; this comes from the coding sequence ATGAAACAAATTATATTATCCTTATTTGCTCTTGGGTTATTCAGCTTTTCCAATGCACAGACTAATGAAAAAAGTTTATTGACCATTCAGAAACAAGGTGTTTTTGCGGTTGGCGGTACTGTTGTTGAAGCCGAAGGAACATATAATCCCAACAATCCTAAAACTGAAGGACAGACTTTACACGTTGACCACGCTACGGTACAATATCAAATACCTGCTGATGCTCGTAAATTACCATTAGTGTTTTGGCACGGTTACGGTCAAACTGTAAGAACTTGGCAAACTACAGCTGATGGACGCGAAGGTTTCCAAACGATTTTTTTAAGAAAAAACTATCCTGTTTATCTAATTGACCAACCACGAAGAGGCCAAGGAGGAAGAAGCCCACAGGAAACTACAATTCCAGCAACACCAAACGAACAGTATTGGTTAGGTATGTTCCGTATTGCCAAGGGTGATGACTATATGTCCAACGTACAATTTGATAAAAGCCCTGAAACCTTAAATCAATTTTATAGACAAATCAGTCCCGATTTGGGTACTATAGATTTTGAAGTCAATACTGATGCAGTTTCGGCTTTGTTTGATAAAATAGGGAATGGAATATTGGTAACCCATTCGCATAGTGGTGGCCAAGGTTGGACAACAGCTATCAAAAACGAAAATATTAAGGCGATTGTATCTTATGAACCCGGAAGTGGTTTTGTGTTTCCAGAAGGTGAAGCGCCTTCAGCAATGGAAAGTGCAGGAGGCACATTAGAAGCAGTTAGTGTTTCTAAAGCAGACTTTTTAAAACTCACCAAAATTCCTATCATCATTTATTATGGCGATTTTATTCCTGAAACACCATCCGAATTTTATGGCACAGACAATTGGCGTACACGTTTAGCAATGGCTAAATTATTTGTAGCAACCATCAATAAATATGGTGGCGATGCAAAAGTGGTTCATTTGCCAGAAATAGGAATTAAAGGCAATACGCATTTCCCGATGTCAGATTTAAACAATAAGGAAATTGCAAAATTAATGGCTGATTGGTTAACTGAAAAAGGTTTAGATAAAACTTCAAATAGTGAAACTTCAATGGATGAAGAAATCAAAACACTCTCAAAGGCAAAGTGGCAATGGATGGCAGATAAAAATGTAGATAGTCTTTCAAATCTTTTTCACGAGAAAGCAAAATTTGTTCATATGGGCGGCACTTGGGGAACAGAACGTGAGTTACAAGTAATTAAAAGTGGTGGTATTTGGTATAAAAAAGCCGATGTGCATAATGTTTCTGTAGAAATATTTGGCAATACCGCCATTATTTGGAATGAAATAACACTATTAGCAGTAGTAGGCAACAACGAAGTAAGCAATCGTTTTATGGTTACAGAAGTGTATCAAAAAAATGGTAATGATTGGAAATTGACCAACTTAACATTCTCAAAACTGCTGTAA
- a CDS encoding carboxymuconolactone decarboxylase family protein has product MKSYKEVIIVLLISCISFQLKAQTLDKQQQSIATIAALTAKGDWDNLKTGLSQGLDNGLTINEIKEELVHLYAYTGFPKSISGLKVFIEVLDERKVNGIKDIQGKEASPIDDSNDKYERGKEVLEELLQSPLPETQPQYQQFSSEIDKFLKEHLFADIFERDVLSYQQRELTTVSALIALGNVKPMLRSHLKICIIQGFTKKQMEHLVETLKPYLKRKKIKSAKKIIKELE; this is encoded by the coding sequence ATGAAATCATACAAAGAAGTAATAATTGTACTATTAATAAGCTGTATCAGCTTTCAATTAAAAGCACAGACACTCGATAAACAACAACAGAGCATTGCTACCATTGCAGCATTAACCGCCAAAGGTGATTGGGATAATTTAAAGACAGGATTATCTCAAGGTTTAGACAATGGCTTGACCATTAACGAGATTAAGGAAGAATTGGTGCATTTATACGCTTATACAGGATTTCCAAAAAGTATTAGTGGTCTTAAAGTCTTTATTGAAGTATTAGACGAAAGAAAGGTCAATGGAATTAAGGATATTCAGGGTAAAGAAGCATCACCTATTGATGATAGTAATGATAAGTACGAACGAGGAAAAGAGGTTTTAGAAGAATTATTGCAAAGCCCTTTACCCGAAACACAGCCTCAATACCAACAGTTTTCATCTGAAATCGATAAGTTTTTAAAAGAACATCTATTTGCTGATATATTTGAACGTGATGTATTGAGTTACCAACAACGAGAACTAACAACCGTTTCGGCGTTAATCGCTTTGGGTAATGTCAAGCCAATGTTACGTTCACACTTAAAAATCTGCATTATTCAAGGATTTACCAAAAAACAAATGGAGCATTTGGTTGAAACATTAAAGCCTTATTTAAAAAGAAAGAAGATAAAATCTGCTAAAAAAATTATTAAAGAATTAGAATAG
- a CDS encoding helix-turn-helix domain-containing protein: MEYDFKTVSDYNKFNQQQTFHPLVNVIDFSQAEKRTGSKMYFDLYCVFLKDVKCGDIKYGKQTYDYQEGTLVFVSPGQVVDVINKTDEYQPMGHGLAFHPDLLLGTPLAGLMNNYSFFQYQSSEALHISQKEKQIVMDCFAKINFELQQNVDKHSKKLITSNIELFLNYCDRFYDRQFITREHINSDILSSFEILLNDYFSSNKSKEIGFPMVQYFAEHLNLSSNYFGDLIKKETGKSAQDYIQSKVINVAKERIFDDSKSISEIAYELGFSYPQHFTRLFKQQVGQTPSAFRNLN; the protein is encoded by the coding sequence ATGGAATACGATTTTAAAACCGTGAGTGACTATAATAAGTTTAACCAACAACAAACCTTTCATCCGTTGGTCAATGTGATTGATTTTTCACAAGCAGAAAAACGTACTGGATCTAAAATGTATTTTGATTTGTATTGTGTGTTTTTGAAAGATGTAAAATGTGGTGATATAAAATACGGAAAACAAACCTATGATTATCAAGAAGGCACCTTGGTATTTGTGTCTCCTGGACAAGTAGTGGACGTTATAAATAAAACGGATGAATACCAACCTATGGGACACGGATTGGCGTTTCACCCTGATTTATTATTAGGAACTCCTTTGGCTGGTTTGATGAATAACTATAGTTTTTTCCAATATCAATCTAGCGAAGCCTTACATATTTCGCAAAAAGAAAAGCAAATTGTAATGGATTGTTTTGCTAAAATCAATTTCGAATTACAACAGAATGTAGATAAGCACAGCAAAAAGTTGATTACTTCTAATATAGAACTGTTTTTAAATTACTGTGACCGTTTTTACGATCGTCAATTTATTACGCGTGAGCATATAAATTCTGATATTTTGTCAAGTTTTGAAATTCTATTGAATGATTATTTCTCTTCTAATAAATCAAAAGAAATTGGCTTCCCAATGGTACAGTATTTTGCAGAGCATTTAAATTTATCATCTAATTATTTTGGTGATTTAATCAAAAAAGAAACAGGTAAATCTGCACAGGATTATATTCAATCGAAAGTTATCAATGTGGCCAAAGAACGCATTTTTGATGATAGTAAATCTATCAGTGAAATAGCTTATGAATTGGGTTTTAGTTATCCGCAACATTTCACGCGTTTATTTAAACAGCAGGTTGGACAAACGCCAAGTGCTTTCAGGAATTTGAATTAA
- a CDS encoding flavodoxin, producing MNFSKPIIYLFSLFQMLCFSACGQEKDNQVTPKGDMLIVYLSRTKNTETVAKIIQKQVGGKLVELELVNPYPENYKEIVAQVDRENEEGFLPELKTKINDLDSYGTIFLGFPTWDMQMPPPMKSFLTNNDLSGKKVIPFNTNAGYGVGSSFKTVEKLCTNSTILEGYSTKGGIERDGILFVMESEKLIEVKRQVTNWLQKIGF from the coding sequence ATGAATTTTTCAAAACCGATTATATACCTTTTTTCTCTATTTCAAATGCTTTGTTTTTCAGCTTGTGGTCAAGAAAAAGACAATCAAGTAACCCCAAAAGGTGATATGCTAATTGTTTATCTATCCAGAACAAAAAATACGGAAACCGTTGCAAAAATTATTCAAAAGCAAGTAGGTGGTAAATTGGTAGAGTTAGAATTAGTAAACCCTTATCCGGAAAACTACAAAGAAATTGTAGCACAGGTGGATCGTGAAAATGAAGAAGGGTTTTTACCCGAATTGAAAACCAAAATCAACGATTTAGATAGCTATGGAACCATATTTCTCGGTTTCCCTACTTGGGATATGCAGATGCCACCACCAATGAAAAGTTTCTTAACCAATAATGACTTAAGCGGAAAAAAGGTCATTCCATTTAATACCAATGCAGGTTATGGCGTAGGAAGCAGTTTTAAAACTGTTGAGAAGCTTTGTACCAATTCAACCATTTTAGAAGGCTATTCTACCAAAGGCGGCATTGAACGAGATGGAATTTTATTTGTAATGGAAAGTGAAAAATTAATTGAAGTAAAAAGGCAAGTAACAAATTGGTTGCAAAAAATAGGTTTTTAG
- a CDS encoding cupin domain-containing protein, protein MNFNNSLVILLVGAVLFSCNQKQTNNTVEQQSLVFPKGKLIENNNFIGNAYLSMMVYADSINKNSVGNVTFEPGARTNWHLHPNGQIILAIDGKGYYQEKGSPKKILQKGDVVKCPANILHWHGAAENSEFIQVAITSRIDGSTEWLESVSDEEYKN, encoded by the coding sequence ATGAATTTTAACAATAGTTTAGTCATATTATTGGTTGGAGCTGTCCTATTTTCTTGCAATCAAAAACAAACAAATAATACTGTAGAACAACAATCTTTGGTTTTTCCAAAAGGGAAATTAATTGAGAATAATAATTTTATTGGTAATGCTTATTTATCAATGATGGTTTACGCAGATAGTATCAATAAAAATTCTGTTGGAAATGTCACTTTTGAACCTGGGGCAAGAACAAATTGGCATTTGCACCCAAACGGCCAAATCATTTTAGCTATTGATGGTAAAGGTTATTATCAGGAAAAAGGGAGTCCTAAAAAAATATTACAAAAAGGAGATGTTGTAAAATGTCCTGCCAACATTCTACATTGGCACGGAGCAGCAGAGAATAGTGAGTTTATTCAAGTTGCCATTACAAGTAGAATTGATGGCTCTACGGAATGGCTTGAAAGTGTGAGTGATGAAGAGTATAAAAATTAA